Below is a window of Nitrospira sp. DNA.
AATCCCCACGACATCTTGGACGTGCTCGGACCAAAAGAGCTGCAGAAGTACCTGGTGGATGAAGTGCAAGATGTCTATCGCTTGCAAGGTGTGTCGATCAACGACAAGCATATTGAGATCATCGTGCGACAGATGCTGCGTAAGGTCAGAATTGAGGATCCAGGGGATACCTCGTTCTTGCCAGGCAGCCAGGTGAGCAAGGGGCTCTTCGATATAGAGAATCAGCGAGTCTTGGAGAAGGACGGGAAGCCGGCTCTCGGCAAGCCGGTCTTGCTCGGCATCACCAAGGCAGCATTGACCACGGATAGCTTCATTTCTGCGGCCTCCTTCCAGGAGACCACTCGCGTGTTGACCGAGGCGGCGATTAACGGACGAGAGGATAATCTCCTCGGATTGAAGGAGAACGTGATCGTGGGCCGGCTTATTCCTGCCGGAAGCGGATTCGAGGAGTATCGGGAGACGTTCGTGGCAAGTGCCAAGGCCCCTGGGGAGTTGTCTGGTGCGCAAGCTCATCCTGTTGCCGTGGGGCAGCCTGCAGCTGGCTCCGTCGGGACTGATTCAGAAAATAATGGATGAAAAGAAAAAGAACGTTCTTGACATAAGTAGTACACATCTCTATAATCCGACGGCTTCGCTCACGAGCATTTTTGAGCAACTGTCTGTTTTTCAAGAAAGAGTATAGTGCATGCCAACAATTAATCAGCTGGTGCGAAAAGGTCGGACCCTCGTAAAGTCAAAGACGAAAAGTCCGGCGCTCAAGCGCTGTCCGCAAAAGCGCGGCGTCTGCCTCCGTGTCTATACCACTACTCCGAAGAAGCCTAACTCCGCGCTTCGGAAAGTGGCTCGCGTTCGTCTGACGAACGGGATGGAGGTTACGACCTATATTCCTGGTGTCGGGCATAATCTCCAGGAGCACTCGATTGTGTTGGTTCGGGGTGGTCGCGTAAAGGACTTGCCTGGTGTGCGGTACCACATCGTTCGTGGCTCCTTGGATGCGGTCGGTGTGGCTGATCGGAAGCAGGCGCGTTCGAAGTATGGGGCGAAGCGGCCCAAGTAGTAATTGATTGTGTCATTGCGTGATTGCGCAATGAAAACCGATTTTATTTTATAGGACAACGATGCCACGCGGACAATTTTTCGGTCATCGAGAGGCGCAGCCGGACTCCAAGTATCGCGACAAGCTTGTCGGGAAGTTTCTGAATGTCCTGATGGGTGGTGGGAAGAAGAGTACTGCTGAGCGGATCTGTTATGGGGCGTTTGATTTGATTCAGGAGAAAACCAATGGTGGTGATCCGATGAAGATTTTCAAGTCGGCCATTGATAATGTGAAGCCGGTGGTTGAGGTGAAGTCTCGTCGGGTTGGTGGTGCTTCTTATCAGGTCCCTGTCGAGATACGCCCGTCTCGTCGTGTTTCGCTGGCTCTGCGATGGATTACCGAGTACTCCCGTTCGCGTGGCGGGAAGAGTATGCAGGATCGGCTTGCCGCTGAATTGTTGGATGCTTCCAATAATACCGGTGCGTCAGTGAAGAAGCGTGAAGATGTTCATCGGATGGCAGAGGCCAATAAGGCTTTTGCTCATTATCGTTGGTAGTGTTGTGTCGTGCTGCTGATGAGCCGGGCTGCAATGCGTTCGAATAAGATTCGGCATTGCGGTGGAAGGTTTGCGGCTCGGATGGCAGCACGTTCGTTTTTTCTGGGGGAGTTGTGGCTAGGCAGACACCGTTAGAGCGAACAAGAAATATCGGCATCATGGCGCACATTGATGCTGGCAAAACTACGACCACAGAGCGGATTCTCTATTATACGGGAATGACGCATAAGATGGGCGAGGTTCATGAGGGCGCCGCCACCATGGATTGGATGGAGCAGGAGCGTGAGCGTGGTATTACGATCACCGCTGCTGCTACGACGTGTTTTTGGCGTGAGCACCGTATCAATATTATTGATACCCCTGGTCACGTAGATTTTACGATCGAGGTTGAGCGGTCTCTGCGTGTCTTGGATGGAGCGGTTGCCGCTTTTGACTCCGTTCAGGGTGTTGAGCCTCAGTCTGAAACGGTCTGGCGCCAGGCTGATAAGTATGAGGTCCCGCGTATTGCTTTCATGAATAAGATGGATCGAATTGGTGCGGACTTTTATGCCAGTGTGCAGTCGATTATAGATCGGCTGGGTGCCAATCCGGTTCCCATTCAGATTCCAATCGGGCGGGAAGCTGAGTTCCGCGGGTCTGTCGATCTCATTTCGATGAAGGGTTATTTTTACGACGACGAAACGTTAGGTGCCAAATATAAGATCGGTGAGATTCCTGCTGATATGGTCGATCAGGCCAATGATTATCGTCAGAAAATGCTCGACGCAGTCGCGGAGTTTGACGATCAGGTTATGGAGAAATATATCAACGGTCAGTCTTTGAGTGAGGAGGAGGTTCGCCGGGTCGTTCGTGCCGGGACTATCGCCATGAAGGTCGTGCCTGTCTTGTGCGGCTCCGCATTTAAGAATAAGGGCGTTCAGCAGCTCCTGGATGGCGTCGTCGATTTCCTTCCTTCTCCGGTTGATATTCCTCCTGTAATGGGCGTCGATCCCAACACGTCGAAGGAGGTCGAGAGGCGTCCCTCTGATTCTGAGCCATTTTCTGCTTTGGCCTTCAAGATCATGACGGATCCGTTCGCTGGTCAGCTCACATTTTTTCGTGTCTACTCGGGCACGTTGAAGACTGGTACGCCGGTCCTGAATGTGACCAAGGGGACGAAGGATCGTGTTGGTCGTCTGTTGAAGATGCACGCCAACAAGCGTGAGGAGATCGACATCGTCTATGCTGGTGATATCGCAGCTGCGGTCGGTCTTAAGAATGCGACAACTGGTGATACGTTGGCCGATGAGAAGCAGCCTGTGTTGCTCGAAATCATGAAGTTCCCTGAGCCGGTTATTGCTATGGCGATTGAGCCAAAGACCAAGCCAGACCAGGAAAAGATGGGTTTCGCCCTGCAGAAGTTGGCGCAGGAAGATCCTTCGTTTAGGGTCCGGACTGATGAGGAGACTGCTCAGACTATTATTGCTGGCATGGGTGAGTTGCATCTCGAGATCATTGTTGATCGACTGATGCGTGAATTTAAGGTTGAGGCCAATGTTGGTAAGCCAGAAGTCGCGTTTCGGGAAACCATCCGTCGGAAGGCTGAGGCGGAGTCAAAGTACATCAAGCAGACTGGTGGTCGTGGTCAGTATGGTCACGTGGTTATGACTGTCGAGCCTTCGGAGCCCGGTAAGGGGCTGGAGTTTATTAACAAGACCGTTGGTGGATCCATTCCGAAGGAATACATTCCCGCCATTGAAAAAGGTGTTAAGGAGCGCATGGAGACCGGCGTTGTGGCTGGATTCCCGTTGCGCGATGTCAAGGTGACCGTCATTGACGGCTCCTACCACGATGTCGACTCGAATGAAATGGCATTTAAGATCGCCGCTTCAATGGGCTTTGCTGACGCCTGTAAGAAGGCAGATCCCGTCTTGCTCGAACCGATCATGAAGGTTGAGGTGCTAGTACCTCAGGACTTCATGGGCGATGTCATTGGTAACTTGAACGGCCGCAGAGGTAAGGTTCAGGGGATGAAGGTGCGCGCCGGTGCTCAGGCTATCGAGGCGACCGTGCCCCTGATGGAAATGTTCGGCTACGCGACTGATTTGCGTTCTAGAACGCAGGGGCGTGCAACGTACAGTATGGAATTTGATCGCTACGATCAGGTGCCGCGTCAGATTGCGGAAGCGATTACCGCAAAGCACCGGGGCGAGTAAAGTTTTTGGTTTTGTGAATTAGGGGAGGATTGGGGATGGCGAAGGCGAAATTTGAGCGACGGAAGCCCCACGTGAACATCGGGACGATCGGGCACGTGGACCATGGCAAGACGACGCTGACGAGTGCGCTGACCAAGATCTGCTCGGATCGCGGGATGGCGAAATTCGTGAGCTATGACGAAGTGGCGAAGGCGAGCGAAAGTCAAGGGCGCCGGGATGCCAGCAAGATCATGACGATCGCGATCAGCCACGTCGAGTATGAGACGGACAATCGGCACTATGCGCACGTTGACTGCCCGGGCCACGCGGATTATGTGAAGAACATGATCACCGGCGCCGCGCAGATGGATGGAGCGATCCTGGTGGTGAGTGCCGCGGACGGCCCGATGCCGCAGACGCGGGAGCACATTTTGTTGGCGCGCCAAGTCGGCGTCCCCTACATCGTGGTGTTTCTGAACAAGGCGGACAAGGTCGATGACAAAGAATTGTTGGAATTAGTCGAGCTCGAAGTGCGGGAGCTGCTGACCAAGTACGACTTCCCGGGCGATAAGATTCCGATCGTGCAGGGCTCGGCGCTGAAAGCGGTCGAAGGGGATCAGGGGCCGTTGGGCGTGCCGTCCATTCTGAAGTTGCTCGAAGCCGTCGATACCTACATCCCGACGCCGACCCGGGCGATTGATAAGCCGTTCCTGATGCCGATCGAAGACGTATTTACGATCAGCGGACGCGGCACGGTCGTGACGGGCCGATGCGAGAAGGGGATCGTGAAGGTCGGCGACGAAATCGAAATCGTCGGCTTGCGGCCCACGCAGACGACCATCGTGACGGGCGTGGAAATGTTCCGCAAGGTGCTCGATGAGGGGCAGGCGGGGGACAATATCGGCGTCTTGCTGCGCGGCACGAAGAAGGAAGATGTGGAGCGGGGCATGGTGTTGGCCAAGCCGAAGAGCATCACGCCGCACACGAAGTTCAAGGCGGAGATCTATGTGTTGACCAAGGAAGAAGGTGGACGTCATACGCCGTTCTTTAATGGCTACCGGCCGCAGTTCTACTTCCGGACGACCGACGTGACGGGGATCGTGACGTTAACGCCGGGCGTGGAGATGGTGATGCCGGGAGACAATGTGACGGTCACGGGCGAATTGATCAGTCCGATCGCCATGGATCAGGGGTTGCGGTTTGCGGTTCGAGAGGGCGGCAAAACCGTCGGCTCGGGCGTCGTCACGGAAATTTTAGCGTAGTGATGTCCCGGTCAATTGGCCGGCATGTGAGGAGCTGAGCGTGAAAGTCGATCAAAGAATTCGAATCAGGTTGCGCGGTTTTGATTATCGCGTGCTTGATCAATCGGTAGTCGAGATCGTTGAGACTGTGAGGCGTAGTGGTGCTCGAGTCGTCGGGCCCATTCCCTTGCCGACTCGCATTGAAAAGTTTACAGTGCAGCGCTCGACTCACGTTGATAAGAAGTCTCGTGAGCAATTTGAGATCCGCACTCACAAGCGGTTGCTGGATATTATGGAGCCGACGCCGGAAACGATGGACTCGCTCATGAAATTGAATCTGGCGGCCGGTGTTGATGTGGAGATTAAGCTCTGATGATTGGGAATGTCCAATCTCCTTTGAGCTGACAGGAAGACGATGACAAACGGATTGTTGGGAAAAAAGTTGGGGATGACCCAAGTTTATGACGAAAGTGTGCTGGCTCCGGTCACGGTGATCGAGGCTGGTCCTTGCCGCGTCGTTTCGATCAAGACGAAAGAACGTGACGGCTATGAGGCGGTGCAGCTGTCCTTCGGCGAAGTCAAGGAGCAGCGGTTGTCTCAGGGGGAGCTGGGTCACCTGAAGAAGCATCAAGCACCTCCGAGTCGTTGGCTACGAGAGTTTCCTAAAGTCGGGGACGTGACCGTCGGACAGACTGTTAAAGTCGATATGTTTAAGAAGGGCGATTGGGTCGATGTGGTCGGTGTGTCTAAGGGTAAGGGATTTCAGGGTGTTGTCCGCCGGCACAATTATGCTGGGGGCCCTGAAACGCACGGATCTATGTTTCACAGGGCGCCGGGATCCATCGGGGCCAGTTCGTATCCTTCCCGCGTTTGGAAAAATAAGGCCCTTCCAGGGCATATGGGGGATGAGCGCGTCACGGTGCAGCGACTGAAGGTAATTGACGCCCGTCCAGATGAAAACCTGTTGTTTGTCCGCGGAGCAGTGCCTGGTGGTGTGAATGGGCTGCTTATTGTGCGGAAGTCAAAAAAGAGTTGAGCCATGCCGATCGTTGATGTCGTTGACTCGAAAAAGAAGAAAGTCGGTACCGTAGACTTGCCGAGCGAAATATTCGGCTGCAAGCCCCATGTACCCTTGGTTCATGAAGCCGTTGTGATGCAGCGTGCTTGTTATCGACAGGGGACCGCATCTACTCTGCGCAGGGGAGAGGTGAGCGGTTCAGGCAAAAAGCCGTGGAAGCAAAAGCATACCGGTCGAGCTCGTGCGGGTTCTTTGCGTTCTCCTGTCTGGAGACATGGAGGGACTGTTTTCGGTCCTAAGCCCAGAAGTTACGCGTTTGGCATGCCAAGAAAGAAGTATCGCGCAGCACTGCAAAGTGCATTGTCGGCAAAGGTGTTGGAAGGGAATGTTGTTGTGGTATCTGATTTATCCATCAATCAGGCCAAAACGAAATTACTCGCTAATGCGCTGACGCAACTCGGTATATCGGGCACCGCCTTGCTCGTTGTTGGTGACGCCAATTCGCATCTCGTTCAGGCAGGAAGGAATCTTTCCAGCGTGACGATCTTAAGGCCTGAAGAGCTGAATGTGTACGACGTCCTTCGATGTCACTCCCTGGTCATCCCGCAAAGTGAATTGGGCCGGGTTAAGGAGGTGTGGTCATGAAGGGCGACCTGCACCAGGTATTGATACAGCCGTTGTTGACCGAAAAAATTACGGCCTTGCGTGAGCAAGGGAATACCGTTGGGTTTTTGGTGCATCCGGACGCGAATAAGATTCAGATCAGGCAGGCCGTTGAATCGCTTCTGAAGGTGAAGGTTTCCCGCGTGAACGTGGTGAATATTCGCGGAAAGGTGAAGCGGCTGGGTCGGTTTGTTGGGAAGCGGTCTGATTGGAAGAAGGCATTTGTCACGTTGAAAGAAGGCGAGAAGCTGGAGCTATTCGAAAGCGTTTAGCCGGTGGGCCTCTCGATAAAGTGAGAATCAGCTATGGCATTAAAAGTTTATAAACCAACGACACCTGGCCGGCGTGGAATGACCGCCATCCAGGGAGAGAAGCTGACTAAGAAGAAGCCTGAGAAGGCTTTGACCGGTTTCCATCTCCGGACAGGCGGGCGTAATAATGACGGTCGCCAGACCATTCGATTTCGTGGGGGTGGGCATAAACGACTTTACCGTCAGATTGATTTTCGGCGGGATAAGGCTGGCATTCCGGCTAAGGTCGCGTCTATCGAATACGATCCTAACCGCTCATCCAGAATTGCTTTGCTGCATTATGCTGATGGGGAGAAGCGTTACATTCTGGCGCCGGTAGGGTTGTCTATCAATGATGTGGTGCAGTCTGGTGTAGGCGCCGAGGTCCGTCCAGGGAACGCGTTGCCGCTCGTGAACATTCCACTGGGTACCACGATTCACAATATCGAACTGAAACCGGGCAAAGGTGGGCAGCTGATTCGCAGCGCCGGTGGATCTGCTC
It encodes the following:
- a CDS encoding 30S ribosomal protein S12, which produces MPTINQLVRKGRTLVKSKTKSPALKRCPQKRGVCLRVYTTTPKKPNSALRKVARVRLTNGMEVTTYIPGVGHNLQEHSIVLVRGGRVKDLPGVRYHIVRGSLDAVGVADRKQARSKYGAKRPK
- the rpsG gene encoding 30S ribosomal protein S7; this encodes MPRGQFFGHREAQPDSKYRDKLVGKFLNVLMGGGKKSTAERICYGAFDLIQEKTNGGDPMKIFKSAIDNVKPVVEVKSRRVGGASYQVPVEIRPSRRVSLALRWITEYSRSRGGKSMQDRLAAELLDASNNTGASVKKREDVHRMAEANKAFAHYRW
- the fusA gene encoding elongation factor G → MARQTPLERTRNIGIMAHIDAGKTTTTERILYYTGMTHKMGEVHEGAATMDWMEQERERGITITAAATTCFWREHRINIIDTPGHVDFTIEVERSLRVLDGAVAAFDSVQGVEPQSETVWRQADKYEVPRIAFMNKMDRIGADFYASVQSIIDRLGANPVPIQIPIGREAEFRGSVDLISMKGYFYDDETLGAKYKIGEIPADMVDQANDYRQKMLDAVAEFDDQVMEKYINGQSLSEEEVRRVVRAGTIAMKVVPVLCGSAFKNKGVQQLLDGVVDFLPSPVDIPPVMGVDPNTSKEVERRPSDSEPFSALAFKIMTDPFAGQLTFFRVYSGTLKTGTPVLNVTKGTKDRVGRLLKMHANKREEIDIVYAGDIAAAVGLKNATTGDTLADEKQPVLLEIMKFPEPVIAMAIEPKTKPDQEKMGFALQKLAQEDPSFRVRTDEETAQTIIAGMGELHLEIIVDRLMREFKVEANVGKPEVAFRETIRRKAEAESKYIKQTGGRGQYGHVVMTVEPSEPGKGLEFINKTVGGSIPKEYIPAIEKGVKERMETGVVAGFPLRDVKVTVIDGSYHDVDSNEMAFKIAASMGFADACKKADPVLLEPIMKVEVLVPQDFMGDVIGNLNGRRGKVQGMKVRAGAQAIEATVPLMEMFGYATDLRSRTQGRATYSMEFDRYDQVPRQIAEAITAKHRGE
- the tuf gene encoding elongation factor Tu produces the protein MAKAKFERRKPHVNIGTIGHVDHGKTTLTSALTKICSDRGMAKFVSYDEVAKASESQGRRDASKIMTIAISHVEYETDNRHYAHVDCPGHADYVKNMITGAAQMDGAILVVSAADGPMPQTREHILLARQVGVPYIVVFLNKADKVDDKELLELVELEVRELLTKYDFPGDKIPIVQGSALKAVEGDQGPLGVPSILKLLEAVDTYIPTPTRAIDKPFLMPIEDVFTISGRGTVVTGRCEKGIVKVGDEIEIVGLRPTQTTIVTGVEMFRKVLDEGQAGDNIGVLLRGTKKEDVERGMVLAKPKSITPHTKFKAEIYVLTKEEGGRHTPFFNGYRPQFYFRTTDVTGIVTLTPGVEMVMPGDNVTVTGELISPIAMDQGLRFAVREGGKTVGSGVVTEILA
- the rpsJ gene encoding 30S ribosomal protein S10; this translates as MKVDQRIRIRLRGFDYRVLDQSVVEIVETVRRSGARVVGPIPLPTRIEKFTVQRSTHVDKKSREQFEIRTHKRLLDIMEPTPETMDSLMKLNLAAGVDVEIKL
- the rplC gene encoding 50S ribosomal protein L3, translating into MTNGLLGKKLGMTQVYDESVLAPVTVIEAGPCRVVSIKTKERDGYEAVQLSFGEVKEQRLSQGELGHLKKHQAPPSRWLREFPKVGDVTVGQTVKVDMFKKGDWVDVVGVSKGKGFQGVVRRHNYAGGPETHGSMFHRAPGSIGASSYPSRVWKNKALPGHMGDERVTVQRLKVIDARPDENLLFVRGAVPGGVNGLLIVRKSKKS
- the rplD gene encoding 50S ribosomal protein L4, translating into MPIVDVVDSKKKKVGTVDLPSEIFGCKPHVPLVHEAVVMQRACYRQGTASTLRRGEVSGSGKKPWKQKHTGRARAGSLRSPVWRHGGTVFGPKPRSYAFGMPRKKYRAALQSALSAKVLEGNVVVVSDLSINQAKTKLLANALTQLGISGTALLVVGDANSHLVQAGRNLSSVTILRPEELNVYDVLRCHSLVIPQSELGRVKEVWS
- a CDS encoding 50S ribosomal protein L23, yielding MKGDLHQVLIQPLLTEKITALREQGNTVGFLVHPDANKIQIRQAVESLLKVKVSRVNVVNIRGKVKRLGRFVGKRSDWKKAFVTLKEGEKLELFESV
- the rplB gene encoding 50S ribosomal protein L2; this encodes MALKVYKPTTPGRRGMTAIQGEKLTKKKPEKALTGFHLRTGGRNNDGRQTIRFRGGGHKRLYRQIDFRRDKAGIPAKVASIEYDPNRSSRIALLHYADGEKRYILAPVGLSINDVVQSGVGAEVRPGNALPLVNIPLGTTIHNIELKPGKGGQLIRSAGGSAQVMGRDGAYVQIRLKSGEMRKVLSTCMATVGQVGNVDHENVVVGKAGRTRWKGKRPHVRGVVMNPVDHPHGGGEGKSGQGNPHPVSPWGTPAKGYKTRKNKATDKFIISRRKK